One Helicoverpa zea isolate HzStark_Cry1AcR chromosome 11, ilHelZeax1.1, whole genome shotgun sequence genomic window carries:
- the LOC124634555 gene encoding uncharacterized protein LOC124634555 codes for MRNYKRKTERASQSQDVYELASAEVLENKTSVRKAAQHFNLCHVSLYRYVKKKKSDKSLSVGYVKPRLVFKEEEEAKICEYLLTCSNIYFGLLPLEVRKLAYQCAVMIEAKNVPPSWSENESAGPDWFKNFMARNPRLSLRTPEATSLSRATSFNKTNVQDFFRKLTEVMDRYKFTPSRIYNIDETGVTTVQKPKKIVAPKGQKQVGAITSAERGTLVTLVCAINASGNSVPPMFVFPRLRYTDIFVRCGPPDCIGAGNSSGWMTEKEFILFLDHFIKFVKPSENEPVLLLLDNHHSHVNISVVKKAKENHIIMLSFPPHCSHNLQPLDVGVYGPFKNYLSRTQTAWMHNNPGKTMTIYDIPGIVKDSLPLAMNPSNIMSGFKATGIWPLNADIFKDSDFAPSYVTDRPNPASNESETDMNITVSSLTTNLPNIDSFDNCSLDISVSEIISSMENCDPVTSNLTRIDNTLFTTALPEGQPEFEPTPGPSGLQKQNDFSPSKIRPYPKAPPRKLTNRPQRKRKCCVLTDTPEKDELEKEHEEKLNKTKKSEETKKGKGKGKRTMTKDRREKDKIKIVKRQEIEKVKKKVLNSDSESETEEWFCLACGETYENSNEEWIQCIMCKMWAHVKCATGNKISFVCLNCDSDED; via the coding sequence ATGAGaaactataaaagaaaaactgaacGTGCTTCTCAAAGCCAAGACGTTTACGAATTAGCGTCTGCTGAAGTCTTGGAAAATAAAACGAGTGTACGAAAAGCTGCAcaacattttaatttgtgtCATGTATCGCTATATAGATACGTGAAAAAGAAGAAGAGTGACAAATCTTTATCAGTAGGCTATGTCAAACCTAGATTGGTTTTTAAAGAGGAAGAAGAAGCTAAAATTTGTGAGTACTTGCTTACTTGTTCCAACATTTACTTTGGGTTGCTTCCTTTGGAAGTCAGAAAGTTAGCATACCAGTGTGCTGTTATGATTGAAGCAAAAAACGTTCCTCCGTCATGGAGTGAAAATGAATCAGCTGGGCCAGATTGGTTCAAAAATTTTATGGCAAGAAATCCAAGACTGTCTCTTAGGACCCCTGAAGCTACATCTCTAAGCCGCGCCACATCCTTTAATAAAACCAatgttcaagatttttttagaaaacttacaGAAGTTATGGAtaggtataaatttacaccatCGCGAATATATAATATCGATGAAACTGGAGTGACTACAGTCCAGAAACCAAAGAAAATTGTGGCTCCAAAAGGACAAAAACAAGTAGGAGCTATTACTTCTGCTGAAAGGGGTACCCTTGTAACTCTTGTATGTGCCATTAATGCCTCAGGAAATTCTGTCCCGCCAATGTTTGTGTTTCCAAGGCTCAGATACACTGATATTTTTGTAAGATGTGGACCACCAGATTGTATTGGAGCTGGAAATTCTTCGGGGTGGATGAcggaaaaagaatttattttatttctggatCATTTCATTAAGTTTGTCAAGCCGTCGGAGAATGAACCTGTCCTCCTATTACTCGACAATCATCATTCACACGTAAACATCTCAGTGGTGaaaaaagcaaaagaaaatcacATTATCATGCTATCATTTCCCCCCCACTGTTCACACAATCTGCAGCCGTTGGATGTTGGAGTTTATGGTCCGTTCAAGAATTACTTAAGCCGAACACAGACAGCGTGGATGCATAACAACCCAGGGAAAACTATGACCATATATGACATTCCTGGAATCGTAAAGGATTCTTTGCCATTAGCCATGAATCCTTCTAATATAATGAGTGGATTTAAAGCCACTGGAATATGGCCTCTAAATGcagatatttttaaagattcAGATTTTGCCCCATCTTATGTAACGGACCGGCCAAATCCTGCAAGCAATGAATCAGAAACAGATATGAACATTACTGTCTCTAGCTTGACAACAAATCTCCCTAATATAGATTCATTCGATAATTGTTCCTTAGATATAAGTGTCAGTGAAATCATAAGTTCCATGGAAAATTGTGACCCAGTAACTTCAAATTTAACTAGAATTgataatactttatttacaaCAGCTTTACCTGAAGGTCAACCGGAATTTGAGCCGACTCCTGGACCTTCTGGTCTTCAAAAGCAAAATGACTTCTCTCCATCTAAAATAAGACCTTACCCGAAAGCTCCACCACGAAAACTGACTAACCGCCCTCAACGTAAAAGAAAATGCTGTGTCCTCACAGACACGCCGGAGAAAGATGAGTTAGAAAAAGAACACGAAGAAAAGttaaataagacaaaaaaatcAGAAGAGACAAAGAAAGGCAAGGGAAAGGGCAAAAGAACGATGACAAAAGATCGAAGGGAAaaagataagataaagataGTTAAAAGACAAGAgatagaaaaagtaaaaaagaaagtTCTAAATTCTGATTCGGAATCTGAAACCGAGGAATGGTTTTGTTTAGCTTGTGGGGAAACTTATGAAAATTCAAACGAGGAGTGGATACAATGCATCATGTGCAAGATGTGGGCACATGTAAAATGTGCAACAGGAAATAAGATCTCATTTGTGTGTCTCAATTGTGATTCCGATGAAGACTGA